The following nucleotide sequence is from Bernardetia sp..
AGCTTTTCTTTTCCCTTTTCTAAACGCTCTATAAATTCTTTACGAGGAATCATATCAGCTCCAAACCTAGCCAAATGCTCTGTAAAAACTTGGCAGTCAATCATTTCAAAACCATTGGCTAAAAGATTTTTCACTAACACTACAAAACCCACTTTTGAAGCATCACTTTCTAGCGCAAACATAGATTCTCCAAAAAAACACGTTCCGACTATTTCGCCGTACAATCCACCGACCAATTTATCTTCATTCCAAACTTCTACTGAATGAGCAAAACCTTCATAGTGTAAATCTATAAAAGCCTGTTGCATTTCAGGAGTTATCCAAGTGCCATGTTGGTTAGGTCGGTTCATTACTTTGCAATGCTGAATTACATTTTCAAAGGCTTGGTTAAGGGTTACTCTAAATTTTTGCTTTCGCAGAATAG
It contains:
- the aat gene encoding leucyl/phenylalanyl-tRNA--protein transferase; this translates as MAYRLNPNTLDFPPVQFSDEDGLLAVGGDLSTERIKKAYKNGIFPWYSEYSPILWWSPNPRFVILPQNFKFAKSLRPILRKQKFRVTLNQAFENVIQHCKVMNRPNQHGTWITPEMQQAFIDLHYEGFAHSVEVWNEDKLVGGLYGEIVGTCFFGESMFALESDASKVGFVVLVKNLLANGFEMIDCQVFTEHLARFGADMIPRKEFIERLEKGKEKLFDKESFEKNFTDSPDFILQFKP